The region CCTCGTGTTTTTATTGGGAGGTGATCATGTAGGAAGCCTCTGCTTGGTGCATACCTGAATTTGAGATTCCCTGAAGGAAAGCAGGTGCTCACCGTTAAGCCATCTGGTTTGCATAAACTGTTTAGGCACAGTGAGCCATTCCTGTCAGTTAAGGGGTGGAAACCCTCCTGAAATCCAATTTCCCAGATGTCAGCCAAGGGCCCACCGTGTCAGCAGGCCTGCCTCAGCCTGCTCTGTTAACTTCTCTCTATGTGTGGAGTAAGAACGGTTCTCTTGTtgattggttttgttttgcatttttgatcAGTATGTTGCTTGCTTTCCAAGGACTGATGACCCTAGCGAGGAGTCAGTTTCCGTTATAATAGACGTGTTAATTCTGTCCTGAGTAAGGGCAGGACGTGAGAGGGCCTAGGAGggagccaggagccagcatgaagATAGTGAAGGGTAGGGAATGATTTCCAAGCTCCCCAAAGCCACGTGTTGTTTTGTAAACTCTTGACATGGTAGAACAGCAGGatttggcttttcctgaggcataTTAATCTCCTTAATATGCTACTCAGAAAGTTTTGTTTCTCTCTAGGTGAATTCACTCATGAGATGCAGGTCAGGATACgacaagaaatggagaaggaaaagaaagtggaacaatggaaagaaaagttTTTCGAAGACTACTATGGACAGAAGTAAGGCCCTGGGTGCTATGAGTTGTGTGGCTTCTGCGgatggtgggtggggggtgggcagagcAGGTGTTTTCAAAGCTGTGCGTGTTGCTATGTTTCCCGAGAGCTGGAGATCGCAGGGACTCTCATTTGACTTGATGCCATTTGTGAGGAAGCTGACATAGGATTTCACATAGTTACCGTGCAGATTGGTTTTGTTCTGAGAATTCTAGTATCTGAATGTATGTCGTATGTAGTAGATGTGCGCTCTCTGCCCTGTAGCTGACAATCTGACTTTGATTTGCAGGTTGGGTTTAACCAAAGAAGAGTCATTGCAGCAGAATGTGGGCCAGGAGGAGGCTGAAATCAAGAGTGACCTGCGTGTCTCGGAATCAACACGACCACAGCGTGGCCCAGCCACCCGGCAGCGAGATGGGCATTTCAAGAAACGCTCTCGGCCAGATCTTCGAACCAGAGCCCGAAGGAATCTGTACAAAAGACAGGAGCCAGAACAAGCAGAGATCGCTAAAGACACACAGTCCGTGGCACTAGACATCCCCCTCCACAAGGACGGGGAGGCTAAGACCGACGCAACAGGGGTGGGCAGCCCCCACCCACCTGGCACGTCCTCCGCAGCATCCAACCCAGAGAGTCCCGAATTCCCAGCGGAAACTGTGGCCTCCCAGCTCCAGCCCAGTCCCAATGACCCAGCACGTGTCTCTGCATCTCCAGACAGAATTCCCAGCTTGCTGCAGGAGACAGTGGATCAGGAACCCAAGGATCAGAAGAGGAAATCCTTTGAGCAGGCGACCTCTGCCTCCTTTCCCGAAAAGAAGCCCCGGCTTGAAGATCGTCAGTCCTTTCGTAACACAATTGAAAGTGTTCACCCCGAAAAGCCACAGCCCACCAAAGAGGAGCCCAAAGTCCCGCCCATCCGGGTAGGTGGCTATGTGATCCTGGCTGCCCTGCGCCTGGGCCTTTGAGAGACAGGAGATTTGTGGGGCTCCTTTATAGGGACAGAAGGCCCTGGGCCCTTGTGCTAATTCTGTGAGTGTGTAGAGCTTTCTATAGAGAACTGTTCTTGAGACTAACGCCAATAGCCCAGGGCTAAGGTTCTTCTCTTCCTCACTTGGTTGTTCACCATTATCTCTACGGGTCAGAACCCTGAGgggttttaaaatcttttactaGGTGGTAGTAGATTCTTTGTGTAGTGACTTGCACTGTCCCACCAGAAATTAAATTTAGGAATAGGGAACTTAACAGCCCTTGAGCAGGGTCTCTTCAGAATGGTGTGATGTCTTGTACAGCTATGAAATGATTTGATTCTCTAGGCCATGACTTTTAAGCTACTAGGGTCCCAGTTTGGAGAAggtagtggcaccccactccagtactcttgcctggaaaatcccatggacggaacagcctggaaggctgcagtccatggggtcggtgagggttggacacaactgagagatttcactttcacttttcactttcatgcattggagaaggaaatggcaaaccactccagtgttcttgcctggagaatcccagggacgagggagcctcatgggctgccgtctatggggtcacacggagtcggacacgactgaagtgacttagcagtagcagcagggtcCCAGTTTAGCTTAACAGTTTCTAGGTCAGAGCACTCAGTCAGTTAAAACTGTTCTGTTCTTCTCTTGCAGATTCAACTTTCACGTATCAAACCACCCTGGGTGGTTAAAGGTCAGCCCACTTACCAGATATGTCCCCGCATCGTCCCCATCACGGAGTCCTCCTGCCGGGGCTGGACTGGTGCCAGGACCCTTGCAGACATtaaagcccgtgctctgcaggtCCGAGGGGCGAGAGGCCACCACTGCCATCGAGAGGCGGCCACCACTGCCATCGGAGGTGGGGGTGGCCCGGGTGGAGGTGGCGGCGGGGCCACCGATGAGGGAGGTGGCAGAGGCGGCggcagtggtgatggtggtgaggcCTGTGGCCACCCTGAGCCCCGGGGAGCCCCGAGTGCCCCTGGAGAGCGTGCGTCAGATCTACAGCGAACACAACTACTGCCGCCTTGTCCTCTAAGTGGGGGTCATGCCCAGGCCGAAACTGCCGTGTCCAGAGCCAGGAGAGAGGACCTGGCTTCTCTCAGAAAGGGGAAGAGCTGCCCACTCCAGAGGGTCCTAGATGGCCCCAGCAGCGGGCTGGAAGATGCCTTCCAACTCCCCGTTGCACCCACTCAGGACCCGCCATGCCAGGCTTTGCCCCCACTGCCCTCTAGAATCCCAGAACCTGAGAGGTTAGTTGAGCAGCTTGTGTTGCATCCAGAAGGTAGAACTGAATGTGGGTCTGGTACCACTGCCTGGGAAAGGGGTGATGAGGAGCCAGCACCTACGATCCCCTCAGAGAACAGTCCTGTTCGGGCTCTGGCGAGGCCTATTGGATTAGAAGAAGGAACTGGCCAGGCTCCAGACAGCGGCAGTAATCCCACCATGAAGAATCTTGTGAACGTGACCCCCAGTTCCATCCCCGAATCATCCTTGGCCAGTTGCCTGCAAGACAGACCATTTGATGATGAATCAGAACTTGATGACTCGGGTCCATCCACCAGGGAAAGTGCTTCTAGACAGGAAAACTTGAAAACTGAGGCTCCTGTCTCCCCTGGTGCTGCTCCTTGGAGGCCTGGCCTGTCAAATGACAAGGCAGCAGGACAACCTGAGCCCGACTCCAGAGAAGAGGTTCCATCCGCTAAGTCCCAGGTCAGAGAGAAGTGGGAGAAAGCGGCCCCCCTCATCCCGGCATCGCCTGCGGGCTTGACAGCGGAGGAGGGTCTGGATCCGCCTGTCTGCTTGGCTTCACTCTGGACAGTGCCCTCTGGCTGTGTTGACAGTGGCGACAGCGGCAGCAGCAACTGCAGCGACTGCAAACAGCTGGACGGTGACAAGCCCAGAGTCACTGGAGACTCGGAAGCCCTGAGTCCTCACAGCGAGTCCACAGACACCGCCTCTGACTGTGAGGGCCACCTCTCCGAGG is a window of Budorcas taxicolor isolate Tak-1 chromosome 13, Takin1.1, whole genome shotgun sequence DNA encoding:
- the ASXL1 gene encoding polycomb group protein ASXL1 isoform X4 encodes the protein MKRNRGEEIDFETPGSILVNTNLRALINSRTFHALPSHFQQQLLFLLPEVDRQVGTDGLLRLSSSALNNEFFTHAAQSWRERLADGEFTHEMQVRIRQEMEKEKKVEQWKEKFFEDYYGQKLGLTKEESLQQNVGQEEAEIKSDLRVSESTRPQRGPATRQRDGHFKKRSRPDLRTRARRNLYKRQEPEQAEIAKDTQSVALDIPLHKDGEAKTDATGVGSPHPPGTSSAASNPESPEFPAETVASQLQPSPNDPARVSASPDRIPSLLQETVDQEPKDQKRKSFEQATSASFPEKKPRLEDRQSFRNTIESVHPEKPQPTKEEPKVPPIRIQLSRIKPPWVVKGQPTYQICPRIVPITESSCRGWTGARTLADIKARALQVRGARGHHCHREAATTAIGGGGGPGGGGGGATDEGGGRGGGSGDGGEACGHPEPRGAPSAPGERASDLQRTQLLPPCPLSGGHAQAETAVSRARREDLASLRKGKSCPLQRVLDGPSSGLEDAFQLPVAPTQDPPCQALPPLPSRIPEPERLVEQLVLHPEGRTECGSGTTAWERGDEEPAPTIPSENSPVRALARPIGLEEGTGQAPDSGSNPTMKNLVNVTPSSIPESSLASCLQDRPFDDESELDDSGPSTRESASRQENLKTEAPVSPGAAPWRPGLSNDKAAGQPEPDSREEVPSAKSQVREKWEKAAPLIPASPAGLTAEEGLDPPVCLASLWTVPSGCVDSGDSGSSNCSDCKQLDGDKPRVTGDSEALSPHSESTDTASDCEGHLSEDSSEAEPSAALGLKRSLVAEQGERNNRNRCASLSKVNGNLSLVPRTDGMVAPQSWVSRVCAVPPKIPDSLLLASPEYQPRPVSLGRPTSSMEAANPLVMQLLQGHLPLEKVLPPAHGGSKPEPPRLPLTAEQSPGGSLGVGSLQDPGENRCEVGKSSPESLLPETCEASTGFARLEASQAPGAPLKMSKNALSLDSLYPVTNPVAASGKAEVDFKEQLPPFSFEDQKEARDLSQCSISTAAPGVSLGNLTTSRAPLFSSPNAVSSGPDQAGRALGDQNSAGGQGKKLFGSKNTAAALQCPQLVEPTPLPADAPPAFPNRKSGPGKTSLSGGVQTAREDWVPKPPPSSVGSIKSEKTLGGGPLKADAENRKAVGPGPRDLVDHLQGMPFVLDLPFWKLPREPGKGLSQPLEPSSIPSQLNIKQAFYGKLSKLQLSSTSFNYSSGSPPFPKGLAGSVVQLSHKANFGASHSASLSLQMFTDSSTVESISLQCACSLKAMIMCQGCGAFCHDDCIGPSKLCVLCLVVR